GTACTACGATCAGATGTGGTTCGTATTTTTCATTTTCCAAATATATTGGAGTGTCGACGTAGATAATCCCCATGTAAAAAAGTGCATTTTGTGTTTAGACAAATTAAATAATCGAAACGAATGTATTAGTAAATAAATCTAAAATAATAATGTATCCCTTAAATATTGTGAATAGGAAGGCCCCTAACAAGTTACAGGCATAGCCATAGCCCATAGGTTTATTCAGATGAACAGGGAAGAAAAAACGATCATCACGATCTCATGGGTTCTTCATGGGTGATCGCCGATGGGTCGTCTCTAGCGTTGGGCTAAGCACCACTTGACGTATTCCTTGTCGTCCGCCCTACGCTTGCGCCGATTACGGCGGCGAGGAGCTCCATACCCGCCTGGTGCCTCGTAGCCTTCCTCCTCCGACTCCTCCCCGTCTTCCCAGGCATTGAGCTCGTCAAGCGCCAGCCACGAGTTAACAACCTCCGTGACGCCGACGTCGCACCGGATGACGATGCTGTCGTCGCGGATGAGGTGCTCGCGCCTCTCCAGCTCCTCCTTCCCGATGAACATCTCGTGGCCGCAACCCGGCCCCGGCTCCTCCTGGCCGTAGCCGAACGTGCCTATGTTGTCGTAGCCGTAGCCGTTGCGGTAGCCGCCTATCGTCCTCGCGTTGGTGTGGGCGTAGTGGTTGACCTCCGGGACGGGGACAAATTATCCATTCTCGGCGGGGAGCTCGTAGGCGGCGTTGCCGCCGTGGTCCAGCAGGCTGAACTTGTACCGCGCCTCGAGGGGCCGTTGGACGCGGTCGGTGCGCTGGAGGTATACAGAGATGGCGTTGTGCTTCGCCGAGGTGTCGCGGCCGTTGGGGTAGTAGTCCATGCGCCAGGTGTAGCCGCCGACGGTGAAACCGTTGCAGGAGAGCTTCTGGCCGGCGACGATGGTCTTGGTGTGCGAGTAGCCATCGATGCGGAGAAGGTGGAACCCGTTCGCCTGCTTGGCCAGGATCCTAGTGGCCGACCGCGACAAACGACCAAGGCCGGCGGCGGACATGGTCGACTGATCGGGAAAACTACCTAGCCAGCTGCTGTGGGAGATGAGCGCAATAAGAGATGGTGTCGTTCCAACGGCGGCAATGCATATCACATATATAACATCGGCAGCGATTATCAACTGACGATACAATCCCGCAACTTAACTGCCCCTAATTTTCGGGATTGCAGGCAACAAATTATCTCCTTTTCAGTCTCATCCACATATGGTAACTCCCACGTACCAAATTGGTACATATCCCTCTTTTTTAGAAACATAATACAAACACAGACCCTCATTAGTAAACAGTAAAACTGCTCCACCTAGGAGCTCTCACAGCGATTTAGCTTCATGGACGGTCGGATCTACCCACAGAATGGTCCAGATTAAACTCACTACTCCTGTTAGGTCCGTAACGTCGTTTTACGTCGTCAAAACGAGCTAAATGGCCAACCGTATCGTTAATCGGGCTGCTACTCCACGGACCGAGTTAGCCTGCTCCTGGTTTGTTGGGCCACGAAACGCTCGTAGGGCCTGGAGGCCGACCTGACTATCTCGGCCGAAGCGGCACTCCTCCCACGACCATGACGTGGGCCTCAGCAGCTGATGCGGCACGGAGATGCGACCGTCGGGCGATGGAAGCCGAATAGGTTACTCTACGCCATCAATGACAGCTGAGGTGCGCCGCCGGCGGCAAGTTATGGAAAAGTACGTTTCTGTTCTGCTGCCCTTAAGTTCATCGTGCCTATAAATTATGGGAATCCTAGCGAGCGAGTTTGCCGTGGTCCAACGATGATGAAAGTCAACTAGGGGAAGCAGAATTCAGAAGGAGGGAAGAGGACCAATCCTAAATCTCCACGCCAGtaggagcagcagcagcacacgccacTCCGTGGGTCGCTCCCCTTGTGCCGATGTCAATGGCTGTTGGCGCTTGGTCGGCGCGCATCGGTGTGACCACAGGCTCTGCCCTCGCCATTTCCGCCCCATCGGCGCGATCTGTAGAGACGCAACAGCCGTGGCGGCAATGAGCCCTTCTTAACAGAGCTTAGCATCCAAGATGATTTCAGACTGCTGTGTGGTGAGATGATTGGTTTTATATAAGATTTTCTCATATTTTTATCATTTGTTGGGCTGTATGCTTTGTTCAACATCTCCTATCTGACTTGGATTCTTGGGTGAATTAGGGTGATGTGTGGTACCCTCATGTTCTCTCTCGCCCCAACGGCGCGCCACCGCTTCTGCTCGTCTCTCCTACGCCCTTGAGAACATGGGAGGTTGAGTCTTTCTGGAACAAGGCAGAGGCACGTGGTTTGCTACACTACGGGTTGCAACTGTCAGCATCTCCTAAATGGCGTGCTTGTTCTGGCTCGATACTCTGCCTCTAAAACCCCTGGCCCAGGTTCAAACCCTTCTGTCATCCGACACTGCAGCTAATGTTTATGGTCAGTGtcttttttttactttattttcGACCAGAAATGTTATATTGAATTTTTTTATCATATGCAGTTCAAAATAGTGAATTTGTGTGGAGTGTTAAGACTTAAGACCTTGATCTTATTTAACTCATGGCACTGTAACTTTTGGTAAATCAGGTATTTTCTAATTGTCTTAAATTTCATAACTCGGGTTGAGATTTTAAGTGGTAACTACTAACCTTGACATAGTGGCAGTCAGTACTACCTCACTTCATGTTTGGAGAGTTTAAAAAGACATAGTGGCAGGCAGTACTACTTCACTTCATGTTTGGAGAGTTTAAAATGAAACGGATCTGCAGGGATATTAGTATCATACTCCCTCTGGTCGCATTAAATTGACGCGCACTTATATAGAAAGTACACAGAGGTAGGCAATGTGACGCGTCGATTATTtcagaccggagggagtactagataGCGTTAATTATCCTGCAGGTCCCAGATCTTCTATAATTGATTATCCATTCAGCTAATTATTTCATGTAGCACTTAGGTTGTGGCGGTACAAAGTTTGCAGCGGGTTCTGTATTTTTATGTGGCACCAGAAATTGATCGTGTTAGATGCCAGTAGTGCAAAGATTGATGCCAAGTTGGTAGATATAAGTTCAGTTACATTTCCTGTTTCTTACATAGTTGCTACATCTACATATATTTTTTTTTGCTTAATAGAAGGAGCCATAGAGAGCTCCTACCAACTTTCCTTGCCGTCCTGTCCCAGAAAGGGCGACGGTAACAAAGGTGGATTGCAATTCTTTTCTACTGGTGATGGTGCCAGGGTTTACTTCCTATCTGCTCAGGGTGAACATAACTGATACTCCACCATCGATTCAACGTTCCTGTTTAGGTACAACTAGCCCTACTCCTTCCTCTTTGTTTTTTGTTGACAAAAATGCAGTAGGAGCTGCTTTTCATTGATTAATAATCATAAGGAGATGTTACGGAGTTACACGATGCTCAAATAGCGATCAGAAACggcaaaaatagaaaagaaaatcagCAGTTCTGCAGGTAAGCAACATCAGTCTGACTCTCTTGGTTAATAATCAGGTCAGCAGCCTCATTTCTCCCTGCCGATGACCAGGAGCGGGCCTCATCAATAATCTTGTTGTAGACTTGTTGAACTGAAGCGGCCTGGAATTGGAATATCCTTGCTTTGCGTTCTTTCCACAAAGGGCCAGCCATCCTTTGTGTCTAGCACGAGGAAGCATGGCCACGTACTATCGATTGCAGCCATGGTTCCAGCTTGCAATCTGGAGTAGGGACGAAACAGGGCGGCAGCAGGCTTGCTTGCAGGACCATGCACCATAGCTGAGTTGCCATCGGGCAGTTCGCAAGCAAGTGAACAGCAGACTCTGGGTGTTGTTTCGGTTCAACTTGAGGAAAAAAATCCAACTGCTGGTGTCGAATTGCGTGCGCATTGGTGCTTCCACATTTTCCATTTCTGGGTTTGGAATGTTAGACAAGTGTCTTAAACAAGTCCACTTTCCCGTTCTTAAATTATGCCGCAGTAGAAGTTAATATTCTTCTTCCGTTTGCCAATCAGTAGACCTTCAGTAGCATCCGTGGAGAAAGTAGTTAgtatatttttctttcttttgttaATGACCCTAAATTGCATCTGTAATGTTTAGACAAAGTGTCTGAAAAGAGAACAATCCTGTCACTATTCATTTGCCGTCTACTTGGACATAGAATTGCATATGTAGATTTTGTTGATTTAGAAAATCTCTTGCTACTTTGTTGATTGCCATTCCAGAATTCTTACTGCTTTATACGATGTTGTTCAAGAAGAGGTCACTTTTACTTCAATTGTGAAGC
This Lolium perenne isolate Kyuss_39 chromosome 1, Kyuss_2.0, whole genome shotgun sequence DNA region includes the following protein-coding sequences:
- the LOC139831938 gene encoding BTB/POZ and MATH domain-containing protein 6-like, which encodes MSAAGLGRLSRSATRILAKQANGFHLLRIDGYSHTKTIVAGQKLSCNGFTVGGYTWRMDYYPNGRDTSAKHNAISVYLQRTDRVQRPLEARYKFSLLDHGGNAAYELPAENG